The following DNA comes from Caldalkalibacillus thermarum.
ATGGAAGCCATGCCCGATGAGAAATTGATGCAAACCCTCGAAACCGAACGCAAGCAAGGACGAAACGACTATCCCATCCGGGCCATGTGGAACTCAATATTAGCCGGGATTGTCTTTCAGCACGAAAGCATTGAAAAACTGCGCAGAGAACTGGCCCGCAATGGGCAGCTGAGGCACCTGTGCGGCTTTCAGGGGCAAGTGCCGTCATCCTGGGCATACACCCGGTTTTTCAAAAAACTCCTCCACCATGCCGACCTCATCCAAGCCATGTTTGACTCACTCGTTCAGGAACTGCGAAAGCTTCTGCCGGACTTTGGGAAACACCTGGCCATCGATTCCAAAGCCATTCCCTCCTACGCCCGGCACAAAACCCGCAACAGGACACCTGACGGACGGCGGGACACTGAGGCCACTTACGGCGTCAAAACCTACCGCGGAGTAAAAGAAGATGGAACCCCCTGGGAGAAAGTCGTGCGCTGGTTCGGCTACAAACTGCATCTCATCGTCGATGCCGTCTATGAACTGCCGGTCCATTTCAGCCTCACCCCAGCCCACGTGGCGGACATCACCGAAGCCCACCGGATGATCGACCACCTGGAAGAGAGCCGCCCCGAGATGTTAGAGCACGCGGAGACCTTGGCGGCTGACAAAGCCTATGACGACACCAAACTGATCCGGCGTCTGTGGGACGACCATCAAATCAAGCCGGTCATAGACATCCGCAACAGCTGGAAAGATGGCGAATCCACCCGTTCCTTCACCAAGTGGGAAAACGTCGTCTATACCTACAAAGGGGAAGTCTATTGTGTCTGCCCGGTGACGGGTAAAGAGCGAACCATGACCAATGGCGGGTTTGAGAAAGGCCGGAACACCTTAAAAAAGCGCTGTCCGGCCAAACAATACGGCATCTCATGTCAGGGGATGAGCCAATGTTCGGTGGCCCAGGGGATTCGCATTCCCTTAGCCGAAGATCGAAGAATCTTCACCCCGATCGATCGGTCCAGTTACGCCTGGGAAAAAGCCTACCGCCGCCGGACAGCGGCCGAGCGGGTCAACAGTCGGTTGGACTGTACGTTTGGCTTGGAGAAGCATACCATCCGTGGG
Coding sequences within:
- a CDS encoding transposase, encoding MAIIPQLSLFGWEEIEELGDLERLRLVMEAMPDEKLMQTLETERKQGRNDYPIRAMWNSILAGIVFQHESIEKLRRELARNGQLRHLCGFQGQVPSSWAYTRFFKKLLHHADLIQAMFDSLVQELRKLLPDFGKHLAIDSKAIPSYARHKTRNRTPDGRRDTEATYGVKTYRGVKEDGTPWEKVVRWFGYKLHLIVDAVYELPVHFSLTPAHVADITEAHRMIDHLEESRPEMLEHAETLAADKAYDDTKLIRRLWDDHQIKPVIDIRNSWKDGESTRSFTKWENVVYTYKGEVYCVCPVTGKERTMTNGGFEKGRNTLKKRCPAKQYGISCQGMSQCSVAQGIRIPLAEDRRIFTPIDRSSYAWEKAYRRRTAAERVNSRLDCTFGLEKHTIRGEQKMRVRCGLALCVMLAMAVGRIKANQAEKMRSLVA